The Thermothelomyces thermophilus ATCC 42464 chromosome 7, complete sequence genome window below encodes:
- a CDS encoding gamma-glutamyltranspeptidase-like protein has translation LLLLFSQPGPCSASPLAQQRFISDLASTQASRGAVASESSICSKIGIDTVAMGGSAADAMVATTLCVGVIGMYHSGIGGGGFMLVRDKHGRYETIDYREAAPAAASRDMYEHNPDASIRGGLAVAVPGELKGLDYLHRKYGVLPWKTLVMPAVRVAREGFQVTEDHVRYMKSTIKDNSTFLVDDPIWAEDFAPNGTLVQLGDIITRKRYADSLEKIANQGIDVFYRGEIAESMIGWIQNMNGTMTMQDLDEYHVDVKPSLNITYGDYRLFTTKVPSSGSVMFSILQTMQQYDPADLTDTNLTAHRLVEAMKFAYGARLQLGDPEFVDNAAELETQLLSNDRAHHIRQRILDDKTQPVEAYDPLLLYAPESHGTSHIVAADASGLTVTSTTTINLLFGAQIMTPDTGIILNNEMDDFSQPNRRNAFGFAPSPSNYIAARKRPLSSITPIIAEHASNSSVFFATGAAGGSRIISATTQVAWHVLAQGMGMRDAIAAPRLHHQLTPDVLLVEDGFDPGTVEELVGKGHEVEWMRPGLSAVQGIMKLWDGRFEAVGEPRQVSSGGYSI, from the exons TTGCTTCTGCTCTTCTCGCAGCCCGGCCCATGCTCGGCATCCCCCCTGGCGCAACAGCGCTTCATCTCGGATCTCGCCAGTACTCAAGCCAGCCGAGGAGCCGTTGCCAGTGAAAGTTCGATATGCTCCAAAATCGGGATAGACACGGTAGCGATGGGC GGGTCCGCGGCCGATGCCATGGTGGCAACAACTCTCTGCGTGGGCGTCATCGGCATGTACCATTCCGGCATTGGCGGAGGAGGTTTCATGCTTGTGCGTGACAAGCACGGGAGGTATGAAACCATCGACTACAGGGAAGCTGCCCCGGCCGCCGCGAGCCGGGACATGTATGAGCATAACCCGGACGCCAGCATCCGTGGTGGCTTAGCGGTTGCTGTGCCCGGCGAGCTCAAGGGGCTAGATTATCTACATCGCAAATATGGC GTACTTCCGTGGAAAACGCTAGTCATGCCTGCGGTCCGCGTCGCCCGAGAGGGATTTCAGG TCACCGAGGACCACGTCCGCTACATGAAATCGACCATCAAGGACAACAGCACCTTCCTTGTCGATGACCCGATATGGGCTGAAGACTTTGCCCCCAATG GCACTCTGGTTCAGCTTGGGGATATCATCACGAGAAAGCGCTATGCGGA CTCTCTGGAGAAGATCGCCAACCAGGGGATCGACGTGTTCTACAGAGGGGAGATTG CCGAGTCCATGATCGGTTGGATCCAGAACATGAATGGGACCATGACCATGCAAGACCTCGACGAGTACCATGTTGACGTGAAACCGTCCTTGAACATTACATACGGTGATTACAGGCTGTTCACCACCAAAGTACCTTCCAGCGGCTCCGTCATGTTCAGCATCTTGCAGACGATGCAGCAATACGACCCCGCAGACCTTACCGACACCAACCTGACAGCTCATCGCCTGGTCGAGGCCATGAAATTTGCCTATGGGGCACGTCTACAGCTCGGCGACCCAGAATTCGTCGACAACGCTGCCGAGCTCGAGACCCAGTTACTCAGCAACGACAGAGCACACCACATTCGGCAGCGCATTCTGGACGACAAGACGCAGCCGGTCGAGGCCTACGATCCACTGCTCCTTTACGCGCCCGAGAGCCACGGCACCTCGCACAtcgtcgccgccgacgcGTCCGGCTTGACCGTCACATCCACGACCACCATCAATCTCCTCTTTGGCGCCCAGATCATGACGCCCGACACGGGCATTATCCT GAACAACGAGATGGACGACTTCTCCCAGCCCAACCGGCGCAACGCCTTCGGCTTCGCCCCCTCCCCGTCCAACTACATTGCCGCCCGCAAACGGCCGCTCTCGTCCATCACCCCCATCATCGCCGAGCACGCGTCCAACTCGTCCGTCTTCTTCGCCACGGGCGCCGCGGGAGGCTCGCGCATCATCAGCGCCACGACGCAGGTGGCGTGGCACGTGCTGGCGCAAGGCATGGGCATGCGCGACGCCATAGCCGCGCCGCGGCTGCACCACCAACTGACGCCCGACGTGCTGCTGGTCGAGGACGGGTTCGACCCCGGGACGGTGGAGGAGCTGGTGGGGAAGGGGCACGAGGTGGAGTGGATGCGTCCCGGGTTGAGCGCGGTGCAGGGGATCATGAAGTTGTGGGATGGCAGGTTCGAGGCGGTTGGCGAGCCGAGGCAGGTTAGTAGTGGGGGATATAGCATCTGA